The following proteins come from a genomic window of Xiphophorus couchianus chromosome 19, X_couchianus-1.0, whole genome shotgun sequence:
- the fam241a gene encoding uncharacterized protein FAM241A → MSALPDHGDGLFMEDQRRRSAAQTFRGDLHSVRMDPSRTRTRPPNEAVLQQSHDPAVPAPQLDDCERMGTLFGMINKCLRGVGFNQVYFGDRTVEPVVVLVFWVLLWFLGFQALGLVGTLCIIIIYIQK, encoded by the exons ATGTCGGCCTTACCGGACCATGGAGACGGGCTCTTTATGGAGGACCAGAGAAGGCGGAGCGCGGCGCAGACCTTCCGCGGGGATCTGCACTCAGTCCGG ATGGATCCCAGCCGGACCCGAACACGCCCTCCAAACGAAGCCGTGCTGCAGCAATCCCATGATCCGGCGGTCCCAGCTCCTCAGTTGGACGACTGCGAGAGGATGGGGACTCTGTTTGGGATGATCAACAAGTGCCTGCGGGGCGTGGGCTTCAACCAGGTCTACTTCGGGGACCGGACAGTGGAGCCAGTGGTGGTTCTGGTCTTCTGGGTACTGCTCTGGTTTCTGGGTTTCCAGGCTTTGGGATTGGTGGGAACTCtgtgcatcatcatcatctacATCCAGAAGTGA
- the lrit3b gene encoding leucine-rich repeat, immunoglobulin-like domain and transmembrane domain-containing protein 3b: protein MFLLVLLHILQSAVMTRSCPALCVCSSGLTEPRSVQCSDSGMSALPVNLPADSVKLRLEKTSISRVPRAAFYNLSELRFLWLTYNSITSVHPSSFVNLKALRELRLDGNLLTAFPWEGLRDMPRLQTLGLHNNRLSSLPAHAALFLPNITYLDLSSNRLTILPAELLDLWFPLPELQEGPIQRKILGLHDNPWLCDCQISMLTSLSMSLGSPVVLMDQLLMCRRSVGQSGLMLTQAELSRCMRPSVQPAATRVSSPLGSNVILRCDASGYPTPTLTWIKTSAYPGCCKQDLLQNTEQLPKILESFMQESPRVGVRWSIISLNGLSYKDAGEYRCQARNMAGISEAPIKLKVMGITRLSRVPKKKAQKMLSKSSTIERKPPRTPSTSSIKRRESPKITNAPPSLQNNTQEV, encoded by the exons ATGTTCCTGCTGGTTCTTCTTCACATCCTGCAGTCGGCTGTGATGACCCGTTCCTGCCCAGCTCTCTGTGTCTGCAGCAGTGGACTGACCGAGCCCAG GTCGGTCCAGTGCAGCGACTCCGGGATGTCAGCACTTCCTGTGAACCTTCCAGCCGACTCGGTCAAACTTCGCCTGGAGAAGACCTCGATCTCCAGGGTTCCCCGAGCAGCTTTCTACAACCTATCGGAGCTACGCTTCTTATGGTTGACCTACAACTCCATAACATCCGTCCACCCGAGCAGCTTCGTCAACCTGAAGGCGCTACGGGAGCTGCGCCTGGACGGGAACCTGCTGACCGCCTTCCCCTGGGAGGGGCTCCGAGACATGCCCCGCCTCCAGACGCTGGGGCTCCACAACAACCGCCTGTCCAGCCTTCCAGCTCACGCTGCCCTCTTCCTCCCCAACATCACCTACCTAGATCTGTCCAGCAACAG GTTGACTATATTACCTGCTGAGCTCTTGGATCTCTGGTTTCCTCTTCCAGAACTGCAGGAAGGACCAATTCAAAGAAAGATCTTAG GTCTGCATGACAACCCCTGGCTGTGTGACTGCCAGATTTCCATGCTGACATCATTGTCCATGTCCCTGGGGAGCCCGGTGGTTCTGATGGATCAGCTGCTGATGTGCAGAAGGTCAGTGGGTCAGTCCGGGTTGATGCTGACACAAGCCGAGCTCTCTCGCTGTATGCGGCCCTCCGTCCAGCCGGCAGCCACCAGGGTCAGCTCTCCGCTGGGCAGCAACGTCATTCTCAGATGTGATGCTAGCGGTTACCCGACACCGACGCTGACCTGGATTAAAACCTCGGCTTACCCTG GTTGTTGTAAACAAGACCTCCTGCAGAACACTGAACAACTTCCCAAGATTTTGGAGAGCT TTATGCAGGAATCTCCTCGTGTCGGTGTTCGCTGGTCCATAATTAGCCTCAATGGCCTGTCGTACAAGGATGCTGGGGAATATCGCTGCCAGGCACGAAACATGGCTGGAATATCTGAAGCTCCAATCAAACTCAAGGTTATGGGCATCACAAGACTGTCTCGTGTCCCCaagaaaaaagcacaaaaaatgttGTCCAAATCGTCAACAATAGAAAGAAAGCCGCCCCGAACTCCTTCCACCAGCAGCATCAAGAGAAGGGAGAGTCCGAAAATTACAAATGCCCCGCCATCTTTACAGAACAACACACAGGAAGTTTAA